In Procambarus clarkii isolate CNS0578487 chromosome 60, FALCON_Pclarkii_2.0, whole genome shotgun sequence, one genomic interval encodes:
- the LOC138353932 gene encoding zinc finger protein 98-like, whose amino-acid sequence MKTHHCPQCGKVFIRLGDMRRHLLVHSGDKPHECPECGKRFRQRGHIKTHMLVHSGDKPHECPECGERFRERGTMKTHMLVHSGDKPHACPECGKRFSQLGVMKKHRMVHADERPFECAECGKKFRERGHIIKHVLVHSGDKPLECPECGMRFKHRGAMKTHMLVHSGDKLHKCPECGKRFRQLGTMKTHMLVHSGDKPHECLVCGMRFRQIGHIKTHMLMHSGDKLYKCPECGKRFSRLGTMKNHRMVHTDEKPFECAECGKKFRDRGIIKRHMLVHSGDKPYKCTECGKKFSHLGTMKTHLLVHSGDKPHECPECGKRFSQLGSMNRHKMIHADDRLNTLRVEED is encoded by the coding sequence atgaagactcaccattgtccacagtgtgggaaggtattcattcgtcttggagatatgaggaggcacttgttagtgcattcaggtgataagcctcatgagtgtccagagtgtgggaagagattcagacaGCGGGGACATataaagactcacatgttagtgcattcaggtgacaaacctcatgaatgtccagagtgtggggagAGATTCAGAGAGCGTGgaactatgaagactcacatgttagtgcattcaggtgataaacctcatgcgtgtccagagtgtgggaagagattcagtcagcttggagTTATGAAGaaacacaggatggtgcatgcggatgagagaccttttgaatgtgctgaatgtggcaaaaaatttagagaacgtggacatATAATAAAGCACGTGTTAGTGcactcaggtgacaaacctcttgagtgtccagagtgtgggatgaGATTCAAGCACCGTGGagctatgaagactcacatgttagtgcattcaggtgacaaacttcacaagtgtccagagtgtgggaagagattcaggcagcttggaactatgaagactcacatgttagtgcattcaggtgacaagcctcatgaATGTCTAGTATGTGGGATGAGATTCAGGCAGATTGGACATATAAAGACTCACATGTtaatgcattcaggtgacaaactttacaagtgtccagagtgtgggaagagattcagtcggctTGGAACTATGAAgaatcacaggatggtgcatacggatgagaaaccttttgaatgtgccgagtgtggcaaaaaatttagagatcgTGGAATTATAAAacgtcacatgttagtacattcaggtgacaaaccttataAATGTACAGAGTGTGGAAAAAAATTCAGTCATCTTGGAACTATGAAGACTcacttgttagtgcattcaggtgacaaacctcacgagtgccccgagtgtggaaagagattcagtcaacttgGAAGCATGAAtaggcacaagatgatacatgcagatgataggctaaacactttgcgTGTGGAAGAGGATTAA